One genomic segment of Sorex araneus isolate mSorAra2 chromosome X, mSorAra2.pri, whole genome shotgun sequence includes these proteins:
- the AGXT gene encoding alanine--glyoxylate aminotransferase, protein MASHPLLVPPPAALRRPLSIPHRLLLGPGPANLAPRVQAAGGLQMIGHMHEEMFQIMDEIKQGIQYLFQTRNPLTLALSGSGHCALEAALVNLLEPGDPFLVGVNGMWGQRAAEIGERIKARVHPLVKEPGEQCTLQELEENLAQLRPVLLFLTHGESSSGVLQPLDGVGELCHRYQCLLLVDSVASIGGAPIYMDQQGIDVLYSGSQKALNAPPGTAIISFSDRARDKIYGRKTKPFSFYLDMKMLANIWGCDGQPRTYHHTIPVIGLYSLRESLAILAEEGLERSWRRHREVTTYLQKRLQGLGLQLFVKDPALQLPTVTTVAVPAGYDWRDLVRYVLQHHDIEITGGLGPTAGKVLRIGLLGCNASRENVDRLLDALQDALRHCPHSRL, encoded by the exons ATGGCCTCGCACCCGCTGCTGGTGCCCCCGCCGGCCGCTCTGCGCCGGCCGCTGTCCATCCCGCATCGCCTCCTGCTGGGGCCGGGCCCTGCCAACCTGGCCCCCCGCGTGCAGGCGGCCGGGGGGCTGCAGATGATCGGACACATGCACGAGGAGATGTTCCAG aTCATGGACGAGATCAAGCAAGGCATCCAGTACCTGTTCCAGACCAGGAACCCCCTCACGCTGGCCCTGAGCGGCTCCGGCCACTGCGCCCTGGAGGCCGCCCTGGTCAACCTGCTGGAGCCAGGAGACCCCTTCCTCGTGGGCGTCAACGGCATGTGGGGGCAGCGGGCCGCGGAGATCGGGGAGCGCATCA aGGCCCGCGTGCACCCCCTCGTCAAGGAGCCCGGAGAGCAGTGCACCctgcaggagctggaggag AACCTGGCCCAGCTCAGGCCCGTGCTGCTCTTCCTCACCCACGGAGAGTCCTCCAGCGGGGTGCTGCAGCCCCTGGACGGTGTTGGGGAGTTGTGCCACAG GTACCAGTGTTTGCTCCTGGTGGACTCCGTGGCCTCCATTGGTGGAGCCCCCATCTACATGGACCAGCAAG GCATCGATGTGCTCTACTCCGGCTCCCAGAAGGCGCTCAATGCGCCCCCCGGCACCGCCATCATCTCCTTCAGTGACCGGGCGAG AGACAAGATCTACGGCCGGAAGACCAAGCCCTTCTCCTTCTACCTGGACATGAAGATGCTGGCCAACATCTGGGGCTGCGATGGCCAGCCCAGGAC GTACCACCACACCATCCCGGTCATTGGTCTGTACAGCCTGAGGGAGAGCCTGGCCATCCTGGCGGAGGAG GGCCTGGAGAGGAGCTGGCGCCGGCACCGCGAGGTGACCACCTATCTGCAGAAGCGTCTGCAGGGGCTCGGCCTGCAGCTCTTCGTGAAGGACCCG GCACTGCAACTGCCCACGGTGACCACGGTGGCCGTGCCCGCTGGCTATGACTGGAGGGACCTGGTGCGGTACGTGCTGCAGCACCACGACATCGAGATCACGGGTGGCCTGGGGCCCACGGCGGGGAAG GTGCTGCGCATCGGGCTGCTGGGCTGCAACGCCAGCCGGGAGAACGTGGACCGGCTGCTGGACGCCCTGCAGGACGCGCTTCGGCACTGTCCCCACAGCCGCCTGTGA
- the MAB21L4 gene encoding protein mab-21-like 4, whose translation MQKQGCCQAPSSSWPVAGLRGRLLKAAAPPAALLAAPAGRAPRAAMDVQVPLWHHYLQAIRSRGGPRAQAFQGAENTLLTVLEQACRRDPRFLVDYGDPQAFQFALRSSGDPLPVEVPLCLDAEALLEERAPGGDDLTLCRLGVPHGVAGLEPWTRDDVFSASEAGGQCCGHIDPGKVLSVLRELLVAAIVHCRHHGLIPPGSLSAAGLQEEGPRLTVLVSSGWRTICFHVVPTVRRSTPDLALAGGHPLPGFPEGLVRRICSQGESLVPASARLWRRCSDRLLSALLRALGSLQGHRLDSLSILDRINHEHWRDGGRSPGLTFSHLKLVLLWAAALFPAPEDWAELQGAVYRLLVVLLCCLATRKLPGFLRPETNALGDAGLDLHALYQRAEHFASQPEAALRIHVTHLGRSPPPRLTSGVKALLQLPASDPSYWATAYFDMLLDKFQVFSIQDQARLSAMHSIFRKTRSVRGGGEES comes from the exons ATGCAGAAGCAGGGGTGCTGCCAGGCCCCCAGCTCCAGCTGGCCCGTGGCCGGGCTTCGTGGCAGG CTACTTAAGGctgccgcgccgcccgccgccctgcTGGCCGCTCCTGCTGGCCGGGCACCGCGGGCGGCCATGGACGTGCAGGTGCCCCTGTGGCACCACTACCTGCAGGCCATCCGCTCGCGGGGCGGCCCGCGGGCCCAGGCCTTCCAGGGCGCGGAGAACACGTTGCTGACGGTGCTGGAGCAGGCGTGCCGGCGTGACCCCCGCTTCCTGGTGGACTATGGCGACCCGCAGGCCTTCCAGTTCGCCCTGCGCTCCTCGGGCGACCCCCTGCCCGTGGAGGTGCCCCTGTGCCTGGACGCCGAGGCCCTGCTGGAGGAGCGGGCCCCGGGCGGGGACGACCTCACGCTCTGCCGCCTGGGCGTCCCCCACGGCGTCGCCGGCCTGGAGCCCTGGACCCGGGACGACGTCTTCAGCGCCTCCGAGGCCGGGGGCCAGTGCTGCGGCCACATCGACCCCGGGAAGGTCCTGAGCGTCCTGCGGGAGCTGCTGGTGGCCGCCATCGTGCACTGCAGGCACCACGGCCTCATCCCGCCAG GCTCCCTGAGCGCCGCTGGGCTGCAGGAGGAGGGGCCGCGACTGACCGTGCTGGTGTCCAGCGGCTGGAGGACCATCTGCTTCCACGTGGTGCCCACGGTCCGGAGGAGCACCCCGGACTTGGCCCTGGCCGGGGGCCACCCGCTGCCCGGCTTCCCCGAGGGCCTTGTGAGGAGGATCTGCAGCCAGGGCGAGTCCCTGGTGCCCGCCAGTGCCCGGCTCTGGAG GCGTTGTTCTGACCGACTGCTCAGTGCCCTGCTCAGAGCACTGGGCTCGCTCCAGGGCCACCGGCTGGACAGTCTCTCCATCCTGGACCGCATCAACCACGAGCACTGGCGGGATGGCGGCAGGAGCCCGGGCCTGACCTTCTCTCACCTGAAG CTGGTGCTGCTGTGGGCGGCCGCGCTCTTCCCGGCGCCTGAGGACTGGGCGGAGCTGCAGGGCGCCGTGTACCGCCTGCTCGTGGTGCTGCTGTGCTGCCTGGCCACGCGCAAGCTGCCCGGCTTCCTGCGCCCCGAGACCAACGCGCTGGGGGACGCGGGCCTGGACCTGCATGCGCTGTACCAACGCGCAGAGCACTTCGCCAGCCAGCCCGAGGCCGCGCTGCGGATCCACGTCACCCACCTGGGCCGCAGCCCCCCGCCGCGCCTCACCTCGGGGGTCAAGGCCCTGCTGCAGCTGCCCGCCAGTGACCCCTCCTACTGGGCCACCGCCTACTTCGACATGCTGCTGGACAAG TTCCAGGTGTTCAGCATCCAGGACCAGGCCCGGCTCTCAGCCATGCACAGCATCTTCCGCAAGACCAGGAGCGTGCGAGGGGGCGGCGAGGAGAGCTGA